Sequence from the Paenibacillus riograndensis SBR5 genome:
AACAATCGCATGCTTGAGGGCTGGGAGAATTGCGAGAGAATCGCCGAGATGAAGGCGACAAGGTAGACGGAATGCCAAGAACCGTAATGTACAGTCAGAAGCACTGCGAATACCGATACCGCAGATAATAAATCGCACCAGATCATCGTCCGCTTCGGCCTCCAGCGGTCGGCAAATGTTCCTCCGATGAACGAAAAAACAAAAATCGGTGCGAATTCTGCTACGCTGATTAGCGAGATGGCGTAGGGATCATTGTTTGTTCTATCTGCAACATACAGGAGAATAGCAAAATTACGGACCCAAATGCCGATCTGCAGCAGCACGCTTGATAATAGAATTGTCTGCAGGAACCGATTGCGGAGCAGGCTTGGTGCAGTGGTGCTTTTTTCTTGCCTATTCAATTTTATTCAACCTCCCATTGTCTGCAAAGATGCCATTTTGATTAACGGTATGACTCTCCCTTCATAGTCTCACCTTTTCGTTTGATCTAAGTCATTTTTGTCAATTATATTATATTTAAATACCTGATATTTCTTATTTTTTGCTATGTTGAGTAAAAACTAATATATCTAGCAGACTGGCTTCATTCAAATCCAAACATCCCGCCAGTAAATTTCTGGCGGGATTTGAAATCTTCAGCGTGTATGTCCGATTACCATGAGGCCGGAGAGCCGCCGAGTATTTTTGAAGGATTACACTTTCTGAGTGATTGCACTTTGTACAATAGAAAGCTGTGAGTTCAGCGGCGAATCGCATTCTGCTGTATCTCGTGCAGCAGATTTCTTGATTTTGAGCCAAAAGCGCCTTTTCTGCCCGAATCTGCTGTACAGAGTGCAACAGATTCGATTTTCCCGCTGATTTAGGGATCATCAATTGTATAAAGTGCAATTGAATGCCGGCTAGCCCACTCTGAGCTTCAAATCGTTTCGATCAGGGGCAGCTTCGGTCTGACCGGCCGGTCTATCCTTTATTGACCTTGTACACTTTTGCCGATATAACTTCAGTATATTGAAATCGTCGGTTGCCGTTCACCGGCTGTTCTCGTTGAATCCAGCTTATACAACCGGTGCAGCAGCACTGCCGCCTCGGCTCGGGTCGTACCGGAACGGGGCTTGAACATGCCTTGAGCCGTGCCTTGCAGAAGCCCGGCTCGCTGCAAGCTTATCACGCTCTCCCTTGCATAACCCGCAATTGAGCTTTCATCACTGAAGACTTCCTCCGGCGCCTTCTGCATGTACATACCGTTCAGCCCGGCTACCGGGATTAAGCGGTACACCATCACGGCCAATTCCTGCCTGCTGATTGGATCGTTGACCCCAAACGAACCGTCTGTCCGGCCTTCGGCAATGCCCAGCAATTGCGCAGCCGTCACCGCCTGATAATACCAGGCACTGTTGTCCATATCGGTCAGCTTGCGATGGCCAAGCTTTTCAGCGGTCTGTTTCCCGCTCCCCCTCTCACCTGCTGCTTCCCTGCCAGCCAGTGCCAACTGTCCGCCAGGAATGGCGTCGGCGAGGTCAAAGATATTCATCAGCAACATTGCAAATTCCGCCCTGGTAATTTCCGCCTCTGGGGCAAAACGTCCGTTTCCCGGCCCGCGCAGCATACCTTTTGCCGCCAGCTCTTCAATACTTTCTTTTGCCCATGGCACCGTACCAATGTCGCTAAAGCTAAGTTCATGGTACGCCGCACCGAAGGGCTGAAGAGTTTGCAATTGAAAAGTAAGCTTGTCAAAAGAGGGATCATACCGCCCGTACCGGACAATCTGAGGGGTTCCGTCATCCAGGAGAGTATAGGCCACCACTTTGCCGGGCTGTTGATCCGGCTTCAGTGCATACCCAAGTTCCAGCAGTACACCGTTCTTCACCGTGCTTACTGGTTGGCCATCCAGCTTCAGCAGAAGCTGATACGCCGGGCTATACGCCCATCCGGCAGCAGCATCTCCAATCCCGGACTGCTTCACTTGTGACGCCTTGCCAAAAAACAGCTCCAGCATGGATGCGTTTCCAAATTCTCGAAGTGTATCTGCCCTAAGCAAAATGTCGGCTTCTCCTGCCGCAAGACGTAAGACGTCCAAGTCGCCCGACTTTTCATGTAGCGCAGTCTGCAGTGTCCGCAGCGGAATTTCCAGGCGGATTGAAGCTGGTTCCGGCGGCAGCACGGCCTCTAAAGTAAGAATGCGGCCAGACATTGGGCTGAGCGCAGCAGCAATCTCCCCTTCGGTGAAACGGATTACCGCTTCTCCTTCTGCATTAACCTCAGGTATCGCCTTCAATCGGCCCGGCTCCACTTTAACACCTGAGGCCGAGGCGGCTATTGCATCGCGCCAGGTGAACGGCATTCCGCCCGTTTTCGGATCCTCCCCCGGCTTTTCTTCCTCAGGCGACCCCGCATCTGTGCCCGGAGATTCCGGCACTTCCTCCCGCTCCTCCACTTTGAAGCCGTACACGGCAGCCTCCTTAGCTGCTTCACTGTGCGCTTGCAGTTCGGCAGTCCCCGGGTTCACTGCGGTCAGCCACACGCTGGATGATCCATTCTCCGGGTGATATACCGCTTCCGACACAGTGGCAACCTTAGGATCACTGACAATGAAGCGGACCGGACCTGCCGCGGCTTCCGCTGGATGTACCGCAGCGGTCACCTGGAAAGAATCGCCGGGATACAGCACAGGCGGCAGCTGATAGGTGTCCATTGTGACACTTGCATCTTCCATCTGCGGAACCAGCCGCACCGTAACCGAGGTCTGCACCTGACGGCCGAAACGGTCTTCCGCCGTCAGTTCAATCCGGTTCATGCCTTCCGCGAGCGGAACGGTGAGCCGGAAAACGTTCAAATAATGAACACTGTACGGGGTCTCCAGGTCTTTTCCGTTATGCTTTACCTTTAGGATGACGCCTTCACCCGTTCGCCCTGTTATCTCATATTCCGGCCCCGTTGAGTTCCCGCCGGACTGATCCAGTTGCAGCACCGGAGGCGGTGTATCCGATACGGTCTTGGCAGTATTCGCATGTGTAGCTCCGTAAGGATCGGTTGCGGCCAGCGAAAATTTCACAGCATCGGCAACCGTCGTATTTGTCCCGTTAGTTGTCAATTTGACAGAGTTGCCAGTGCCTGCGGCGAGCGTATAGGTACCGATATACACCCACATGTTGTCATTGTTAGTCTGGTGGATTCTGGGGGCTGTATCTTTTCCTCCCTCATGGGTAATCTCCAGCGGAAGATTATAGCCCCGGTTCGGGCTGGCGTTCCACAGCATATAAACGTTGTATTGCCCGGGTACCGTGACATACGGTGTCCACTTCGCCCATTTGCCGGCCACATTGCCGTCGTGCAAATAATCTGTGCCAAACCGTGACGCCGACCAGCTGCTGCTGGTCCACTGTCCATCCGAAGCAAACCCGCTGTCCCGGTTGTCCACGATAATATCCAGCCGCTCGTCCGCAGGGGTAACTGCCTGGACTGGCGCCGTGCTGCCCGAGGAATTTCCCGAGCTGTCCACAGCCTCAAGTTTGTAATAATAAGTGCGTTTCTCCTCGATGCCTGACCGGTCCGCATAGGAATTGGAGGTAAGCAGCGAGGCGATTTTATTGGAGGCATCAGGGGTGAAATCGGCCGCAGTGCCGCGGTACAGATTATATCCCATCAGATCGGGTTCGGTATTGGCTTGCCATTCCAGCATAATACGGGATGCGGAGGTATCTGTCACCCGGAGGCCCTGCGGAAGGGCCGGAGCCTCCCGGTCCTCTCCTTTGGTCACCGCCCGGACGTGGGCACTGGCAGCGGAAACATTACCGGCATAATCCAGCGCCTGCACTTGAAAGGCGTACTCCGTCTCCGGTGTTAAACCCGAAATGCTGTAGGAAGTGCCAAACGTATCAGCGATGAAGGTACCATCTGCATACGACACCCGGTATCCTTTGATGCCCGATCCGGCATCCGTGGCCTGGTTCCAGCGCAGATCCACACTGGTGCGGCGTTCAATCGCAACTTCTAAACCTGCCGGTGTGGAAGGCGCTTCTTTGTCGTTCTCGTATACGGGTGCTTCTGTCTCTGCCGATTTGGCGCCGTACAAAAGCCCTGTGCCGTTGGTGCCAATGTACACTCTACCGTGCACTTGCCGGTCCCCTGTCATCGCGTTTGGATCATTGCCGGGAAAAAAATCGTCATCGCTTATCTTTATCCAGGTTACACCCATATCGTCCGAGCGGAAAATCGCCTCTTCGGCATATCCCGCTACTTTGCCGTATACGAAGACGGCAGGGTTAAGACGGCCGGGAGCATTTTTGCCAAAGCTGAACAGGAACGCCCGTTCTACGTTGGCGATTTTGCTGAAGGAAGCGCCGGCATCGCCGGAGCGGTACAGCCCTTGATCCCCCAGGCCGACCCATACCTCACCCATGGCACCGGGAGCGGCTTGCACGGTATGCCAGGCGACAGACTGTCCGGGCAGCGAAGATACCTGTGTCCAGGAGGCTCCCCCATTGGTGCTGCGGTAAAACTTGCCAGATTTGTCGTAAGCGTAAAAATACTGGCCATTGACCTTATCTGAGGATAATGGCTGGTAATAGTTGCCGAAGACATCACTTCCGGCTTGCAGCTCCGTGGGCAGGCCGCTGCTTTTTACCCAATTTGCGCCGCGGTCCCGCGAATAATAAGCGGCGCTTTTTTGCGGAATCCACACCATGCTGTTCCCGTCGGTTGCTGACACAGCCACTTTGCCGCCTTGGACGCCTTTGAAGGGCAAGGACGGGAACGCTTTGTAAGTTATCCCGCCGTCCAGTGAATATCCCCCGTTCCCGGGATCAGGCAATGAGTCGCCGTTCCAGCCATATGTGCCCACTCTGACCGTAAAATCCGGCTGCGTCTCCTGCACATCAATACCTGTAGTGGTCAGCAAACGGATGTCCCCGCTTCCGGTAAAATAAGTAGACACCGGAAACTCCGTCAACGAAAAATGGTCAAAACCTCCGTTATCGGCAATACCGCTGTGGAGAAGTGCTTTTCCGCCGGGCGGACTGACCAGATTACCTACGTTTACTGTCGTTTCCAGTCCTGAAGCATAATTAGTCCAGACGGAAGACGCTGCTCCGATATTGTCTGTCCGCCACACATAATACCAGTCGCCCATCCAGACACGCTGGGGATTAAACGGGTCAATGACCAGCGATGAGGTAGCTGAAGACCAGTGCCAGTCCGGAATCCAGGGTGTCGTAATCTCCCGCTTAATGTTCCCCTGATCCAGAGAAAAAGTTTTCCAGGTGGCTCCGCCGTCCTCCGAACGGTAAATCGGATTTTTGTGGTCATCCAGTTTGCGTGAAGTCATGATAACGTTTGGATTGGCCGGATCGATCGTCACCGGACCAAAGGCCTTGCCTTTGTCGGCCGCAGGTGTAATATCCTCCCAGGCGTTTCCGGTCAGTCTGGCCAAACCGCCGTCATGGGTAATGTACAGCCGCCCGCCGCGATCAAGTGCAGCCCGGAGCGGCTTGGCTGGACTGCCTTTCAGCAGTGACCAGGTAGCCCCGGCGTCCTTGCTTACGTACACCCCTGAATTATAAGCGCCTGCATAAAGGGTCTTGCTTGGAGATCCTTTGCTTCCGCTGGCTTGATCAAAAGCGATGAAGGTAATCCCGCTTTTGCTTGTGTCGGCGAAGGACGGGAATGAGCTTACCTTGACCCACGAGCCGCTCTCTGCCGCGCGGCTGCTGCGGAACAGCCCCTTGGTCCGGGAGCCGAAATACACCATATTGCCGTCATTGGGGTCTACGGCAAGCCGTTCAGCCGTACGGGCCGGCCCGTTGGCGAACATCGGCACATCTGCTCCATCCGCCTTCAGGTTGGTGCGGGTCCACGTTTCCCCACGGTCAATTGATTTGTAGATGTCACTAGGCTTCCAGTAATCGTATTTGCCGAGCGCGGCATATACAATATCGGGGTTGGACGGGTCAATAGCTATGCTTTCCCCGCCGTACAAATTCACTTCGCTGCGGTCGGCAAAGCCCACAAGTTGCTTCCAGCGCTTGCCGGCTTCCTCCCAGCGGTAAATGCCGCCTACATCAGTCCGTATGTAGGCCAGATTCTTCTCGGCGGGATGCACCAGCAGCCCAGTCACATAGCCTCCCCCGCCAATGGGAACATTACTCCACGCATACGGCTCTGCTGCTATCGCTGCTCCCGCGTCTCCCGGTAGTTCGGCAGCCCGGCCCGTTCCCGGGCCCCACACCAAAGTAATCACCATTGCCCAAACGAGCAGCTTGCTAAGTTTCTGCCTTCTCCGTATTATTTTCAAATGATTCCCCCCTATTGCTGTTTGCCAGGAAATAAAGCGCTTTCCATAAATGTTGCGGCAAACCGTCATCCCCTGGATTCACCTTGAATCTTAACAAAAGCAGCCTTCCGCAATAATCATCAAATCTTGTGTCCTGCATGAACAAATCTAATTTTGCTGCGGTAAAGGGTACGTGATCTGGAACGAAATGTAATTTGAATCAAACAGAGCCTTGACCTCCTCCCATTGAAGACTCGTGAACTAATACTATGTGCTCAAAGCAAAAAAAGCCGCATACATGCGGCTGGAATAAAGCCAATATAGGCTGCCGAATGGGGACGGCAGCCTACCTCCTTGAGACTGGTTACGACGTAGTATGTTCCGCACCATACTCGCTGGAAAGCTCTTTCAGCGACTTGATTTTACCATGGGGCTGCTGATCCTGCTTGCGGGACTTCCACTCAGCTTCTTTTCTTTGCTTCGGCTGGCTCATCTCGGTAGCCTCCTCTGGAAATGCATCATGTATACTACAGTAAATAGGATGCTGAATATTGCGTTGATTCATACGTATAAGTTTGCTTTCATATTTCATACTCCACGGACTTCATTTACCACTGAACATTAAAAGGGTCTGTCCCAAGCAGCCACTTCATGGCTTTGGGGCAGACCCTTTCCTAAATCACTTATTAGTCTCGATTCAAAAACGTCCGGGTCCGCTCCAGCCTTGGGCTGCCAAAAATCTGCTCCGGTGGTCCCGATTCGGCAATTTCCCCGTTGTCCATGAAGAATACACGATCCGCCACATCGCGGGCAAAACTCATCTCATGCGTGACGATAATCATCGTCATGTTCTCTTCCGCAAGCTGGCGAATGACACGCAGCACCTCGCCGGTCAGCTCGGGATCAAGCGCCGACGTCGGCTCGTCAAACAGCAGGATGTCCGGGTTCAACATCAGCGCTCTGGCGATAGCTACCCGCTGCTTCTGCCCGCCCGACAGCATGGATGGATATACATCCGCCTTATCGGCGAGGCCCACCTTGGAGAGCAGCTCCTTGCTTTTGGCGGCAATCTCCTGAGGGTTCCCCCGCTTCAGTGTTCTGGGAGCAAGCTCCAGATTTCCCCGTACGCTGAGGTGAGGGAACAGATTAAAGTGCTGAAACACCATGCCCATGGTCGCGGTAATCTCTCTTATGTCTGTATTACCGGCATATTTGCCGTTCTCTATAAGCGGCTTGCCGTGGATATAGATGCTTCCTCCGGTAACTTCCTCCAGATGAACAAGACTGCGCAGCATTGTGCTTTTTCCTGAACCGGAAGGCCCGATCACCGCCACGACTTCTCCCGGGTTCACAGCAAAGGTAATCTTTTTCAGCACATCAAGGCTGCCAAAAGATTTCTGCAATTGCCTAACTTCAATCATACTACTCATAGTTGGACAGCCCTTCTACTCAAATTTGAAACGTTTCTCCAGTGCCTTGAAGAACAGCGTTAGTATCAATGTCATCAGCAAATAAATAACACCGGCTACTACAAATGGGGTTACCGTAAAATCACGGTTCACCGCCGTCTTCGCGTAATTCAGCAGCTCCGGTACGGCTACAGCGTAGAGCAAAGCGGTGTCCTTGACCAGGGTGATGGACTCATTGGCTACCGCAGGCAGAGCAACCCGGAACATTTGGGCAAGAATGACCTTGCGCAGGGTTTGCCATTTGCTGAGCCCGAGCACCTGGGCGGCCTCGTGTTGCCCTTTGTCAATCGACAGCAGCCCGCCGCGGAAAATCTCGGCAAAATATGCCCCATAATTAAGAATAAAACCAAGGCTGGCCGCGACGAAGCGGTCCAAAACAAGGTACTGTCCAATGACCGGAATCTGCGGCAGGCCGAAGCAGAAGAACAGCAGCTGCAGCAGAAGCGGAGTTCCGCGCATGACGTAAATATACGTGTGTGCAATCCACGCCAGCGGCTTAATGGAGCTTTTGGCCATCAGCGTGACCAGCATCCCGAGCGGAATGGACAGCACGATGACAATCAGGAACAGCAGGACGGTTGTCCGCGCGCCTTCCAGCATCGGCCCGGCAATTTTTATAATATAATCTATATTCATTTCTTCAACCGACTCCTAAAGGTAACTATCTATAAATTGAACTTGTGATTTTTCTATTTCGGGATGGGTAGTTACTACAGAGAATGTTTGGACTTCCGGCCACTGTTGTCTGCAGATTTCTTGATTTGTACCGCTGTTCGCGGTGGAAATCCGCAGACAAAGGCGGACGCATTCGCTCCTACAGTTCCAAACTTCTCTTTCGCCACTTATCCCTATTTGTATATTCTCAAGTTCAATCTATCTAGTTCAGTACTTTATTCTCTCCAAACCACTTTGTTGAAATTTCAGCAGCCGTTCCATCACTGCTTAATTCATCCAGAGCCTTTTGCAGCTCTGCCAGCAGCGCTTCATTGCCTTTCTTAATGCCGATGCCGTATTGCTCAGGAGCCAGCGACTCATCCAGCAGCTTATAAGTGCCCTTCTCCTTGGACATATAATATCTTGCCACCACTTCGTCAATGACCACTCCATCCAGCCGTTTGGACTTCAGATCCGTCAAGGCAAGCACATTGTCCGGAAATTCGGATACATTGGCAATCTTTGCTTTGAGCGGACTGGCATCCAGGGCATCGGCAGCGGACGACAGGCTCTGCAGTCCGACTTCTTTTCCGGCCAGATCATCCAGCTTCACCAGTGCCGAATCCGCCAGCACGACGACAACCTGGCTGTTCTCCAGATAAGGCTTGGTAAACAGCACCTTTTCCTTGCGCTCGTCCGTGATGGTGTACCCGTTCCATATCATATCAATGCGTCCGCTGTTCAGCTCCGATTCCTTGGCCGACCAGTCAATCGGCTGGAAGGTAACTTCTTTGCCCATTTTTGCCGCCGCCGCTTTCGCATAATCAATGTCAAAACCGACAATTTCATTGTTGTCATCCCTGAAGCCCATCGGAGCAAACTTATCATCTATACCGATCACCAGTTTGCCATCATCCCCCTTTGAACCGGAGCAGCCTGCTATCGCTGCAATTGCCATAACTACCAACAGAACCAATAACCCTTTTCGCTTCATCTCTCTACTCCCCCTAGTAAATAACAACAAATGCATCAATCACTTTAGTTCGTTAACACGTTATCAGTTTATCATAATAACATATGATGTGAGCGTCGTCGATAGAGAAGAGAAACACTTCTGTGTCAATTAAGAACAAAACGGCTGTGCCGTCCTCCACGGGACAGCGCAGCGTCTTGGTTCTAGCGCTACCTAGAGAACGACTCCCCATAAATCCTACGGCAACTCTTTAAGTGGAATAAGGGACACTAATTTGCCGAAGTACCCTACCCTCGGGCAGATGAAGTGGAAAAAGGGTCACTAATTCAGCTCATTTCGCCATTGGACCAAAAATGTAGCCCAATTTATACGAAAATAACTTTGTCGCTTCACAGCTCGAAAGTAAATTTTGCTTTAAAGATCCCCTATATCGGAACTTCATTTTTTTAAAAAGTGGGTATCATGTAATAGGTGTCAGTTCCACTTGGTAGCCTAGCTTTTGAAGTTTTTTAATCAGGTAATTTGCGGTCTGCTCTGGGGTGTTCAGATATTCCGTCCCCAGCTCGGTATAGGGGACTTTATCCCGAAGCATCACATACATGATTCGGATCATCGCATGGGCTAAAGCGACGATGGCTTTCTGTTTTCCTGCCCGTTTCACGATCCGACTGTACATAGCGGAAAGCCGATTATTCTTGGACTTGCTCGCTGCCCAAGCGCACTGGACGAGTACGGCTTTCAGACCTCGGTTCCCGCGTTGGTTCTTTTTACTTTTTTTTTACCGGCGCTCTCATGGTTGGCTGGACACACCCCGACCCAAGAGGCCAGATGAGCTTCACTTGGAAAAGGAGACACGTCGGTACCCAGTTCCGCCACGATGCTCGCCGCGGCATCCGTGCTCACGCCTGGAATGGTATCCAGCAGTTCAATTTCCTTCCTGTATGGTTGCACCAGTTCCTCAATTTCAGCTTCCAACGTCTGCATTTCACTCTCCAGATACTGCAAATGATCCCAATGACGCCGGATCATCTTCCGGTGATGCAGACGTAGTCGGCCGTTCATCGCTTCGACCAGTGAAGGCACCTTCATCTTCAGCCGGGTATGCACCAGCTTGCGGACCTCATGCACCTCCAGCACTTCGCCATTCACAATCGAGTCCAGTAGCGCACGACCGGAAACGCCAAAAAGATCGGAGACATACGTGGTCAGTTTAATGTTGGCATCTTGTAGAATTTTGTGAATCCGGTTCTTTTCTTGCGTCGCGTTTTGCTTAAGCTTGCGCAGATACCGGGTAAGGTCACGCAAATCGCGGATGGGCTCGTCCGGGACAAAGCTTCCCTCAATCAAGCCGCAGCGGTGGAGCTTGGCGATCCACTCGGCATCCTTGACGTCGGTCTTCTTCCCGGGCATATTGCGGATGCGTTGCGGGTTGGCCAGCGTGATCGTACAGGTGCTTTCTAGAATGTTCCACACGGGTTTCCAAAAGACCCCTGTACTTTCCATGGCAATCTCGGTACATCCCTGCTGCTCCAGCCACTCCTGTAATCTCAAAAGCTCGCGGGTCGTGGTTCCAAACGTCTCGATCACGGACTTGGGTTTCTTCTCCAGGGGGCCACTCAGTAGACAAACCACCACCGTCTCCTGATGAATATCCAACCCGGCACAGCGTTCACGAATGGCATCCATATTCCCTACCTCCAAGCTAAAAGTATGCGTGGATCATGCAACCTAAAGAGGTGAAATTTTATACACGTGCTCGTGGCAACACTCGGCGATCCTCGTCGTTGCAGTTGGTCAGATTAGGTTACGGGATGTTTCACCAATATTGAATCGACCTCTGATCCACAGCACGATTTTACCAAATATATACTCTGACTTCACCTGATTTTCATGACCGACGGTGGCCGCCAGGCCATGGGTGATTAGGTTTACTTTTTCCACTTAACTCTCAAAATTTCTTAATTTTCGGAAAAATAAGTTCCCTTTTTCCAACTAGCACCTGCGAAGAAGCCGGTAAGGACGGATCGCCTATTCCTTCGCGATCGATCCGCAGCCGTTACGGACAGGAGAGCCGTTATGGATAGAAGATTCGTCTATTCCGCAGGGACAGACTGAGATGCCTTTATTTGTCCCTTTCCCCTTTATTCCAGGCTCCATCGAACGATATAACGGCTCCTGTGTCCGTAACTGCTGAAAAAGTAAGGTTTTTGGCAAAATAAGGGCTCCTCTGTCCGCTTCAGTCCACGGATGGAGCCCTATCCTCCTGCATCGCTTATATCCTGTGAGGCTTCCAAGATATCCACATTTTTTCACACTGTATTACAGTTAAAGGGGAAGTCAGTTCCCCCAAAACATAAGAATTCTTATATTTTAAAAAAAGCCAGCGCCTGTATTTTCAGGTCAGTGGCTTGAAATAGTCCGCAACGACCTCCCGGAACTCCAGGGCAGTCTGCGAGATGTAGCGTCTCTTGTGCCATAATAATGCAATCTCCCGCACCAATTCGTGGTTCTCTACTTGAAGATATTGGATTTGGTCACGTGAGTTTCTTGCCGTGCTTGGTATAAAAGCGATGCCGATTTCCGCCTCCACCAGAGCGCTCAGCCTTGCAGGTTCATCCCCCTCATATACATATTTGGGTTCAAAACCAACCGATTTACATATCCTGTCTGCTAAATCGCGGGTGCCATAACCTCTTTTTACACCGATAAACGATTCATCCTTAAGCTCTGTCAAAGATACGCTGGTTCGTTCAGCCAGCCGGTGCCCTTTGGGAACAGCAACAAGAATGGGGTCATTGTAAACGACTTGACATTCAATGTCCTCCTCTTCGACGGCGGGGGATGACAAGCAGACATCAACATCTCCTTGGTGAAGCAGCTTAACCATTTCCTGCGTGGCCAGCATTTGCACATGAAATTGTACATGGGGCCGCTTTTTACGGAACTCCCGAAGGATATGGGGCAACGCGCTCGCGGCAGTCACCGCCAGTTCGAGCGTACCTTGTTCCGGGGAGGATAGATCCCTTA
This genomic interval carries:
- a CDS encoding S-layer homology domain-containing protein; translation: MKIIRRRQKLSKLLVWAMVITLVWGPGTGRAAELPGDAGAAIAAEPYAWSNVPIGGGGYVTGLLVHPAEKNLAYIRTDVGGIYRWEEAGKRWKQLVGFADRSEVNLYGGESIAIDPSNPDIVYAALGKYDYWKPSDIYKSIDRGETWTRTNLKADGADVPMFANGPARTAERLAVDPNDGNMVYFGSRTKGLFRSSRAAESGSWVKVSSFPSFADTSKSGITFIAFDQASGSKGSPSKTLYAGAYNSGVYVSKDAGATWSLLKGSPAKPLRAALDRGGRLYITHDGGLARLTGNAWEDITPAADKGKAFGPVTIDPANPNVIMTSRKLDDHKNPIYRSEDGGATWKTFSLDQGNIKREITTPWIPDWHWSSATSSLVIDPFNPQRVWMGDWYYVWRTDNIGAASSVWTNYASGLETTVNVGNLVSPPGGKALLHSGIADNGGFDHFSLTEFPVSTYFTGSGDIRLLTTTGIDVQETQPDFTVRVGTYGWNGDSLPDPGNGGYSLDGGITYKAFPSLPFKGVQGGKVAVSATDGNSMVWIPQKSAAYYSRDRGANWVKSSGLPTELQAGSDVFGNYYQPLSSDKVNGQYFYAYDKSGKFYRSTNGGASWTQVSSLPGQSVAWHTVQAAPGAMGEVWVGLGDQGLYRSGDAGASFSKIANVERAFLFSFGKNAPGRLNPAVFVYGKVAGYAEEAIFRSDDMGVTWIKISDDDFFPGNDPNAMTGDRQVHGRVYIGTNGTGLLYGAKSAETEAPVYENDKEAPSTPAGLEVAIERRTSVDLRWNQATDAGSGIKGYRVSYADGTFIADTFGTSYSISGLTPETEYAFQVQALDYAGNVSAASAHVRAVTKGEDREAPALPQGLRVTDTSASRIMLEWQANTEPDLMGYNLYRGTAADFTPDASNKIASLLTSNSYADRSGIEEKRTYYYKLEAVDSSGNSSGSTAPVQAVTPADERLDIIVDNRDSGFASDGQWTSSSWSASRFGTDYLHDGNVAGKWAKWTPYVTVPGQYNVYMLWNASPNRGYNLPLEITHEGGKDTAPRIHQTNNDNMWVYIGTYTLAAGTGNSVKLTTNGTNTTVADAVKFSLAATDPYGATHANTAKTVSDTPPPVLQLDQSGGNSTGPEYEITGRTGEGVILKVKHNGKDLETPYSVHYLNVFRLTVPLAEGMNRIELTAEDRFGRQVQTSVTVRLVPQMEDASVTMDTYQLPPVLYPGDSFQVTAAVHPAEAAAGPVRFIVSDPKVATVSEAVYHPENGSSSVWLTAVNPGTAELQAHSEAAKEAAVYGFKVEEREEVPESPGTDAGSPEEEKPGEDPKTGGMPFTWRDAIAASASGVKVEPGRLKAIPEVNAEGEAVIRFTEGEIAAALSPMSGRILTLEAVLPPEPASIRLEIPLRTLQTALHEKSGDLDVLRLAAGEADILLRADTLREFGNASMLELFFGKASQVKQSGIGDAAAGWAYSPAYQLLLKLDGQPVSTVKNGVLLELGYALKPDQQPGKVVAYTLLDDGTPQIVRYGRYDPSFDKLTFQLQTLQPFGAAYHELSFSDIGTVPWAKESIEELAAKGMLRGPGNGRFAPEAEITRAEFAMLLMNIFDLADAIPGGQLALAGREAAGERGSGKQTAEKLGHRKLTDMDNSAWYYQAVTAAQLLGIAEGRTDGSFGVNDPISRQELAVMVYRLIPVAGLNGMYMQKAPEEVFSDESSIAGYARESVISLQRAGLLQGTAQGMFKPRSGTTRAEAAVLLHRLYKLDSTRTAGERQPTISIY
- a CDS encoding DUF6254 family protein — protein: MSQPKQRKEAEWKSRKQDQQPHGKIKSLKELSSEYGAEHTTS
- a CDS encoding amino acid ABC transporter ATP-binding protein, coding for MSSMIEVRQLQKSFGSLDVLKKITFAVNPGEVVAVIGPSGSGKSTMLRSLVHLEEVTGGSIYIHGKPLIENGKYAGNTDIREITATMGMVFQHFNLFPHLSVRGNLELAPRTLKRGNPQEIAAKSKELLSKVGLADKADVYPSMLSGGQKQRVAIARALMLNPDILLFDEPTSALDPELTGEVLRVIRQLAEENMTMIIVTHEMSFARDVADRVFFMDNGEIAESGPPEQIFGSPRLERTRTFLNRD
- a CDS encoding amino acid ABC transporter permease, yielding MNIDYIIKIAGPMLEGARTTVLLFLIVIVLSIPLGMLVTLMAKSSIKPLAWIAHTYIYVMRGTPLLLQLLFFCFGLPQIPVIGQYLVLDRFVAASLGFILNYGAYFAEIFRGGLLSIDKGQHEAAQVLGLSKWQTLRKVILAQMFRVALPAVANESITLVKDTALLYAVAVPELLNYAKTAVNRDFTVTPFVVAGVIYLLMTLILTLFFKALEKRFKFE
- a CDS encoding amino acid ABC transporter substrate-binding protein translates to MKRKGLLVLLVVMAIAAIAGCSGSKGDDGKLVIGIDDKFAPMGFRDDNNEIVGFDIDYAKAAAAKMGKEVTFQPIDWSAKESELNSGRIDMIWNGYTITDERKEKVLFTKPYLENSQVVVVLADSALVKLDDLAGKEVGLQSLSSAADALDASPLKAKIANVSEFPDNVLALTDLKSKRLDGVVIDEVVARYYMSKEKGTYKLLDESLAPEQYGIGIKKGNEALLAELQKALDELSSDGTAAEISTKWFGENKVLN
- a CDS encoding IS110 family RNA-guided transposase yields the protein MDAIRERCAGLDIHQETVVVCLLSGPLEKKPKSVIETFGTTTRELLRLQEWLEQQGCTEIAMESTGVFWKPVWNILESTCTITLANPQRIRNMPGKKTDVKDAEWIAKLHRCGLIEGSFVPDEPIRDLRDLTRYLRKLKQNATQEKNRIHKILQDANIKLTTYVSDLFGVSGRALLDSIVNGEVLEVHEVRKLVHTRLKMKVPSLVEAMNGRLRLHHRKMIRRHWDHLQYLESEMQTLEAEIEELVQPYRKEIELLDTIPGVSTDAAASIVAELGTDVSPFPSEAHLASWVGVCPANHESAGKKKVKRTNAGTEV
- a CDS encoding LysR family transcriptional regulator, with translation MELLQLQYFLVVARLEHVTEAARSLHVTQSSLSKTIGRLEEDLGVPLFDRVGRKLRLNEYGNKFLHRAERALFELEQGKQELRDLSSPEQGTLELAVTAASALPHILREFRKKRPHVQFHVQMLATQEMVKLLHQGDVDVCLSSPAVEEEDIECQVVYNDPILVAVPKGHRLAERTSVSLTELKDESFIGVKRGYGTRDLADRICKSVGFEPKYVYEGDEPARLSALVEAEIGIAFIPSTARNSRDQIQYLQVENHELVREIALLWHKRRYISQTALEFREVVADYFKPLT